From Sceloporus undulatus isolate JIND9_A2432 ecotype Alabama chromosome 6, SceUnd_v1.1, whole genome shotgun sequence, one genomic window encodes:
- the NRG4 gene encoding pro-neuregulin-4, membrane-bound isoform isoform X1: MLERTDTGRRLLRLLVELHSDFKVILSVGWQRSLTDPVFLKRDVQENCLLAPCLFNIYVNRIIQAKDSQNFFSSLLKKFKVPVWLYADNMALVSYSEIRLRRTMVRLADYNEKKLRINYNKTKIVVFSCSGTKHGWRIHVLQTEQCPLLKCIAAAFQEFLPWKTYISPFLIPVCWTLGVNLLFLVSKRGQFIAPALKILRGKVVIQLLCDTEMKRLKEKMLTQLEIIQDSCLKKILDLLQSTFARLLKIEAGLPLLTVNIHLILLKYFKKSSDKLERELYLLTWLDISLNYGFGISIGIWITFISVVTITRYLGVYIYVGFIYLYSFSY; the protein is encoded by the coding sequence ATGCTTGAGAGGACAGACACTGGAAGAAGGCTTCTCAGGTTACTTGTTGAATTACATTCAGATTTTAAAGTTATACTGAGCGTTGGATGGCAGAGGTCTCTGACTGACCCTGTTTTCCTAAAGAGAGATGTTCAAGAGAATTGTCTGCTGGCTCCTTGTTTATTTAATATCTATGTTAATAGAATTATTCAGGCCAAGGACTCACAgaattttttctcttctttgcttAAGAAGTTTAAAGTCCCAGTTTGGTTGTATGCTGACAACATGGCTCTTGTTTCTTACTCTGAGATCAGGCTTAGAAGAACGATGGTTAGATTGGCTGACTACAATGAAAAGAAGCTGAGGattaattacaataaaacaaaaattgttGTCTTCAGCTGTAGTGGAACCAAACACGGGTGGAGAATCCATGTCCTGCAAACAGAGCAATGccctcttttaaaatgtatagctGCTGCATTTCAGGAGTTTTTGCCCTGGAAGACATACATCAGTCCATTTCTAATTCCCGTTTGTTGGACGCTGGGGGTTAACTTACTTTTTTTAGTCTCTAAACGTGGTCAGTTCATAGCTCCTGCACTTAAAATACTCCGTGGTAAAGTAGTTATACAGCTCTTATGTGACACTGAAATGAAGAGGTTGAAAGAGAAGATGCTCACACAGCTGGAAATAATCCAGGATAGTTGTTTAAAGAAAATTCTTGATCTCCTACAAAGCACATTTGCCAGACTCTTAAAAATAGAGGCAGGGCTGCCCTTACTTACTGTAAACATTCAtcttatattattaaaatattttaagaagtcTTCAGACAAATTGGAGAGAGAATTGTATCTGCTCACCTGGTTAGACATCTCGCTAAACTATGGTTTTGGGATTAGCATCGGTATCTGGATCACTTTTATTAGCGTTGTTACTATTACTAGATATTTGGGGGTTTATATTTATGTTGGTTTTATATATTTGTACTCATTTTCCTATTAG